ATGCCAGAAGGGTCCAAGGAGTAAGTCGCCGCCATTCACAAACAATTCAGAACGACCGCGGACATTTACTGACCGAGATTTTTAGGCAAATGGGCGGAACGATGAGACTTGGCACTCGAACGTCTCACTTCAAGCCAGGGACGGAGTGGAGTAAGCTTCGCGCCATGTACGGTGGCGCTGACGTCGTTGAGGAGCGTCACCGACATCGCTATGAGGTCAATCCCGAGTACATTGAGGATTTGGAGAATGCTGGACTCAGCGTGACTTCACTTGATGACCAAGGTGTGCGTGTCGAGACGATTGAACTGAAGGATCACCCTTTCTTTGTCGGGTAAGTCACGCAAGCTAGACAATGTCGTGGATATAACTTGTTTTTACCGAAAATTACTAACGCTGTTGACTAGACTGCAAGCACACCCCGAGTTCACTAGCAAAGTCCTCAGCCCTTCGCCTGCCTTGTTGGGATTTGTAGCGGCCAGCGCTGGATGTTTCAACGAGATATCTAAGGCGGCTCCGAAGAAGGAATTGCTTGTCAACGGGGCTAGTGATGCGTCATTCTAAAGTTGCCAGGTCATGTAGGAAATTTATATAGGTCTTGTCTGATTCCTTCAAACATCTGGGGAACAcaaaagaaattaaagtgCTCATATTTCAGAGCGCTGGCGTTGACGTTGATGAGGTTTGGGGCACTGCATAGGTCGGCGTTGACTGGTTTAGTTCAAGAGATTTCTCTTTCATATACACGTGCATATGTTTATAGTGGCACCTACTAGACTTCATCTCGAATTGGAATTTAACAGATATGCACCTGAGGCTACATTCTGGAGCATGTGCATGCGGGAATGCTACCCCTGCACATCAGTCACACCGTCAACGTCTCTACATGCTTCGACATTCGAGTCTTGAAAAGAGAAGAATATTCCATTAAACAACATGTTACCTTCCATTTCTTATGCTACATGCCCCTAAGAGACCTAATTACTAAGCAAAGCGCCTACAACAAAAAGCACTCATAAACCTTCCAGGTTCGCTTCTTTGATGAAGTCCACGAATGCTACGCCACCAATCACCAGCAGTAGTACTAGCATGCGCTTGGTGCCCGCAAGGCGATTGGAATTCCGGCAATACTCATTGGCTCAATACTCTTACCGGATTGGGCTGCAGACGGGGCCCCGGCCAGAAGTTGCCGGGCAGTGGGGAAAACTGGCTGGACTCTGGAGCAATCGAAGCCTCCAAGATGCAAGATGACAGATTGGACATGAATCAAGCTCTGGCCATGAGGCGCGGAAGACGTCCGGGAAGCGGCGGGGTTGTGATGTCATCTCGCTCAACCCACTATCAACAGTTCTAGCCCGAGTCAAAGGCGGTCCAGACTCGGAGCACCGCGGCCAACTCATGctcttgagtcttgagtcttgacttGGGTCTTTGCCATCGAGCCGGGGTTCCAATGCCCTCTTTGATCGTCACCTCGACCCGCATCACGCTCGCCCTCCAAGCCAGACGAGCAGGTCCAGCCCTCGCCCGCTACACGTCGTCCAAATCAACAATGAGTTCCCAGCCCGTGGCAAGCCCCCTCACACAGTCGGCGACGTTCCTGGTCGTTTCGGCCACTGAGTCGCCGGATGCCATCGCCACGATCCGCGCCGCACTTTCCTCTGTCGCTGACATTACCAAGAACGTGTCCATCCGCCATCCCAGCTCCAATCTAAGCTGCGTAGTTGGCATCGGGAGCTCGGTCTGGGACCGACTCACCGGCatccccaagcccaaggagcTGCACGCGTTCCCAGAGGTCCGCGGAGCCAAGCACACTGCCGTCTCGACGCCCGGCGATCTCTTGTTCCACATACGCGCCGAGAGGAGAGACGTCAGCTTCGAATTCGAGAACCAGCTGCTCATGAAGCTGGGCGGCTCCGTCAAGGTGGAGGACGAGACCACCGGTTTCCGCTACTTTGACGCCCGCGATCTCTTGGGATTCGTCGACGGCACCGCCAATCCTGTCGGATCGGACGTGGCAGACGCCGTCTGTATTGCCGAGGCAGACGACGCGGCTGCCGTGGGCGGAAGTTATATCGTGGTGCAAAAATACGTCCACGATATAGATGGCTGGCGCGGATTGTCCACTGAGCAGCAAGAGGCCGTCATTGGCCGAACCAAGCTGGACAACATGGAGCTTGACGACGCTCAGCAAGGGCAGCAACAATCTCACAAGACGTTGGCGACGATccaagacgaggacggcaaCGAGCATGACATTCTGCGAGACAACATGCCCTTTGGGTCGCCGGGGCACAAGGAGTTTGGCACCTACTTCATTGGGTATTCCAAGAAACTATGGGTGATTGAAAAGATGATGGAGCGCATGTTTATCGGTAACCCGCCGGGCAAGCACGACCGCATCTTGGATTTCTCGACGCCTCTAACAGGCACGACGTTCTACGCACCGCCCACGTCTATCCTGGAGAAGCTTGGGTAATTGAATGTCGGACGGAGCCAAGTAGTGTTATGCGTCGGGGCCACATGTACATAGAATATCTATTTCATTTCATTACCTAGCGCGTTTCGCTTGATCAAGCGCCGTGAAGGGTTGATAATAAAGTATCCGGTGTCCATTCAGGCTCATAGATTTCTCTCGAGTCGGTCGAATCCTGGCACAATAAATGAATTAGAGTCCTCTCCACCCCATGCCGAGCCTCACTGCTCATTGACCCAAGAACATTAGCCATGTTTAGGGCGTAGTCTGTTTTGGAGGCTCTAGCTGACTGCACAGCAAACGTTTGGAACAAACAAGTGTAAAGGCGTTGTGTCGAATTGTGCCAAAAGTCTCTATATTCGTCAAGATGCTTCTCCAACGAGGCCACGTCGTCCGAGTGCATGAGCTCAGGTTCGCTAGACCTTTGGCTGATGTTTGTATCCGTGTCCCTGCTCATGGAGGCTTGCAATATGACagagatgaagaaaagaCAAGCCAGGCGTCTGTACTCTCCCTCTTGGCAGTCTTCGAAACGGGAATTTTTGGACTCGTGTTGCCGCATATCCGTTTGGATCAGGACGACTGCGTTCTGTATGCAGGTTCTGTTGGTCAAGCCATTCTTGTTCGACGGACTGCTCATAAAGTTGCCTATATCTTGAACGAAGGATAGAAGCCACAAGCACCGAATACGATGAAGACTAGTGCTGTCGTTCAAAATAGGCTGTAGTGCAGCCGACAACGACGGGTTCCAGATCTCCTTGATTTGGTTAGAGGTGTCAAACCACGATGGCTTGGCCATGAGACTTATACTACGGACGGCAGTTAGCACTCTTGACTGCAAGATTCAAGCGGGAAACAAAAGCAGGAACCAACAGCGAAGCAACCAATCCCAGTCGCCAGTTGCTCTGTAGAGCCGCAAGTCCGCCTCGGGCGGCGATCATGCGCTGCAATCCGTCGCGGTGGATCCTCCACTCTGCTTCAGTGCCCCAATATCGCTATTTTCAAAGGAGTGTGTCAGATACTGCTCTGCGATGCTCAATCGTCTGCTGGATGCTGCTAACCTCGTACGTCAGGAGCCGCAGCACGGCCGCAAAGACCTCGTCGCTCAGAGCGAGGTGCTTGTCCTTCATCCAGACGGAGACGATTCTCATCGCCTCTGCCTTGAACTTCAATGCCTCTGCAGAGGTTCGGAATCCTTGCATTCG
The DNA window shown above is from Metarhizium brunneum chromosome 1, complete sequence and carries:
- the yfeX gene encoding Dye-decolorizing peroxidase, which gives rise to MPSLIVTSTRITLALQARRAGPALARYTSSKSTMSSQPVASPLTQSATFLVVSATESPDAIATIRAALSSVADITKNVSIRHPSSNLSCVVGIGSSVWDRLTGIPKPKELHAFPEVRGAKHTAVSTPGDLLFHIRAERRDVSFEFENQLLMKLGGSVKVEDETTGFRYFDARDLLGFVDGTANPVGSDVADAVCIAEADDAAAVGGSYIVVQKYVHDIDGWRGLSTEQQEAVIGRTKLDNMELDDAQQGQQQSHKTLATIQDEDGNEHDILRDNMPFGSPGHKEFGTYFIGYSKKLWVIEKMMERMFIGNPPGKHDRILDFSTPLTGTTFYAPPTSILEKLG